The window AATCGCTTTTAGCTCACACCTTTCGATCTATCCCTCAGATCTACTCCCATCGTTATATCAACATAAGATAAAGAGTAAAAGGGAGAAAAGGAAGGGAGAAATTAGATACCTTGACCTAAAATCTTACCATTCACCTCAACACCGTAGAGATTCACACCATCATTAGCATGATACTTCTCACGAGTCTTCTCTACTGAACCATCAATGATTCGAGGATCTTGGGGGCGTTCATGACTATTCATAAATGCCGCTACATCCCATGCTTCTTGATCAGTTAATGATCCTCCTTTACCTAATGGCATATTTGCCTTGATAAAGTCCGCAGCTGTGTTGATACGATGCATTCCCGCACCCCAGTTGAAAGAGTCAGGACCCCAAAGTGGTGGGAAGACATAGTGATCATCCACTTTCTGGCCTAATCCATCATTGCCATGGCAGATTGCGCAATTCTCTTTATAGACAATTTCGCCTCGCTCAATGCTATAGCCATCTTTAGGTTGTGGTACTTCTGGGTAACCACGGCCTGGTAGCGATACCCCTGTTGGCGCCCCTTTTGCTAACCAATAGGAGTAGGTGATCAATGCAGTCATTGCTTCACTATCAGCTGCCGGCGGTGTTCCATTCATACTAAATTCAAAGCATCCTTGAATTCGCTCCGCATAAGTGTTGACCTTATCATTCTTACTACGATAAGCGGGATACATCGTATAAGCACCCCATAATGGCGCAGCATTAGGCATCTTTCCCTGATCCATGTGGCAGTTAACACAATTCATACCATTACCCACATATTCAGGAACTTGACGTTTTGTATCGATAAAGATCGCCTGTCCTTTACGAATCATGTCACCAAAAGCATTGTTAGGAATTTCACTATCGCTAGGTGGCTGATGATATGTTTCACCCTCTGCTTTTTTAGGTGCTTGAGGAAGTTGTGATTGATCTTCCATTGAGACAGGCGCTGTCTGTGCTAAGAGCGCTGGTGAAAAGAGAAGTGCCAGCGTCGATGCTATCAAAATCTTTTTCATATCTTATTTCCCCACCGTTCCTAAATTTGAAAAATAGGTCGCAACTGCCTGAATCTCATCTTCATTGAGAGAACGCGCAATATGCCCCATAAGATCATTCTCATCATTCTTACGAGTTCCATTTTTCCATGCATTCATCTGGTTAATAATGTAGAGCTGACTCTGACCTGCTAATTTAGGGAAAGCATCGCCAACACCGACACCGGCAGGGCCGTGACAAGCAATACATTCAGGAATATTGCGGCTCCAATCTCCACGAAGTGCTAATTGGCTCCCAACATCTGTCGGTTGTGTTGAGCGAGGAATATTAGGAACATTAGGTGCCGGTAAGTTCTGCATATAGAGTGCTACTTCTGTAATCTCATCTTCAGAAAGCGCTTTTGCAACACCATCCATAACAGGATGTGTGCGGTTCCCCTCCTTAAAATCATTAACCTGCTTTGCAAGATAGACCGCTGATTTTCCAGCAACACTTGGATATCCTGCCGCAGCTAACCCTTCGCCATTCATGCCATGGCATGTCATACAAGCGATGGCCATTGGGTTTTCACCCCCCTTCATATAGATCTTCTCCCCTTCATCTGCATTGCTGACAAACGGCAACAGACTTAAGAGAGAGAGATAAGTCATCTTCTTTATAAACTTCATATTCCCTCTTCTATTTTTGCTCTATAAAATGATCGATATAACAGATTTCACCTCTATTTTTCCGGCACTTTTACCTCTATCGACCATCTAACTTTCAACGCTCGATATTAGAGTTGATCTCGAAAAGATAAAAGCAACAGAAACCCCTAAAAGGCATAAGAATCTGTTACCACCTCTTTTTATCTCATTTTTATGAGTTTTTTATAATTGATTGATAAGTTTTTTGTTTATCAACTACTTACTTATTAACTACTTGTTTAGAAGCTCCCTATTTACAGGCTATCTATCTATGAGATATCGCTATAAACAGTGTTGCTATAAACAGAGTTGCTATAAACAAGTGCTGTTATCTAGAGCTATTATCTAGTGTTGTTATAGATACGATTGTGAAGATACTGTAGTGATATCAACCAGATATCTTTGGGATTGAATTCTTACAACTTAAATCTATCAGTGAACAATATCAATCCACAATTTAACGAATAGATATCTCAATACCAACTCAATACCAATCCAATACTAGCTCAATACCTAATAAACACTTTCTGCATCTAAAATTGCAGCGATCTTTTTTATCATTATAGTTCTCTCTGTTGCACTCTATATCACAACAGAATTCCCTAAGTATTACTGATAGGAATGCTTTTACAAATATGCTCTTTTACTAAAATATGAGGATCAATCATGAAGATCGATCGTAAATCAGAAAAGATATAATATATTTGTCACAATCCTGATCTCAATCATATCAAAAAAAGATAAAAAAGCCTGAATGATCTAATGTCAAACAGGCTATCCTCTTGATATAGGATGCAACTAACTGTTTTACTGCTCAATGTTTTGTCAAAAACTTAAGAGAATTGACAATTGAATTGATCAATCAATTAAATGATTGCTTTCCAACACTTTTCATCGAGTATCATCAATCTTTATCTACTTCTATTACTCTTTAATCGTTCTTTGTAATCGTTTTTTGCAATCGCTCTTCGCGACACTCAAAATGTTAGGCTGAGCCTTAAAACTTACATCAACTACTCTCGATGGTAAGGATGATTATTAATAATGCTCCAAGCTCTAAAGAGCTGCTCAGCCACTAATACACGCACCATCGGATGAGGAAGTGTTAACTTAGAGAGCGAAATCGACTGTTGAAAAAGCGCCTTAATCTCTGGTGAGAAACCTTCAGGCCCTCCCACTAAAAGTGCCACATCTTGCCCCGATTGCATCCAGGACTCCAAGCGCTTACTTAGATCCATTGTTGTCATCTCACGACCGACAACATCAAGACCAACGATCAAGGTATTTTTAGGGATCGCCTTTAAGAGCTTCTCCCCTTCCTCTTTAAGGATACGCTTGACATCAGCATTCTTTTTGCGCACGAGTGCCGGCACTTCAATCAACTTCAACTCAACATCATGACGTAGGCGCCCGGCATACTCTTCAAACCCCATCTTGACCCAGTTGGGCATATTGCTACCAACAGCAATAAGATAGACAATCATTCTTTCGATTCCTATTTACAAACCCATCTCCTATGCATCTGCGCGCATAAAGATCTTTTCGAGATTATAAAAATCACGTTTCTCTTCTGTTAAGAGATGAAGAACGATATCTCCAAAATCGATTAATACCCAATCAGAAGCGGCATTGATACCCTCTACACCGATCGGTTTAATTCCCTCTTTGAGCATTACCTCTTCTGCCTTACGCACTAAAGCTTTAAGGTGTGGCCCTGAGTTTGCAGAGGCGATCACAACCCAATCGGCATAACTCACAAGACCCTCTACATCAAATGCCACAGGATTAATTGCTTTAATCTCATCTAATCCTGTCACTAATTTATCTTTCACTTCAGCGATCATACTTATTCCTTCTGATTAATAACTTCCGCTATTGTAGTGAATTTCCGCCTGTTGAACAAATAGGAATTTAGTTCCATAATAAAGACTCGCTTATTTGTCACATCTAATCTACTAAAGGGACATCAACTTATGAGTCAATTTGACGAATTATATCGCGACGCACAGAAATATATTCCAGGTGGCGTCAACTCCCCCGTTCGCGCTTTTAAACAGGTTGGAGGCGCCCCCGTCTTCTTCAAGAAAGGGGAAGGTGCTTATGTCTATGATGAGACAGGCAAAAAATATATTGACTATGTCGGCTCATGGGGGCCGATGATTGTAGGTCATGCACATCCTGAAGTGATTGAAGCTGTCATGGAGACGGCAAAAAATGGACTCTCATTTGGAGCCCCTACTGTTTCAGAGACAGTACTTGCTAAAAAGGTATTAGAGCTTGTTCCTTCGATGGATCAGGTTCGGATGGTCAGCTCAGGAACAGAGGCGACCATGAGCGCTATTCGCTTGGCAAGAGGCTATACCGGCCGCGATAAAATCGTAAAATTTGAAGGTTGCTACCACGGACATTCTGACTCTCTATTGGTCAAAGCAGGTTCTGGCCTTCTTACATTTGGAGAGCCCTCTTCTCCTGGTGTTCCTGCTGACTTAACACAACATACCATCGTCATTGAATATAATAACCCTGAAGCAGTAAAAGAGGCTTTTGAGAAATATGGTGATGAAATTGCTTGTGTCATTGTTGAACCTATTGCCGGCAATATGAACTGTATTCCACCACAACCAGGTTTTTTAGAGACCATTCGTGAGTGTTGCGACCAACATGGCGCACTCTTTATTATCGATGAAGTGATGACCGGTTTTCGTGTCGATAAACATTCGGCGCAAGGTCTCTATGGTGTCACCCCCGATCTCTCTACTTTTGGGAAGGTGATTGGTGGCGGCATGCCGGTAGGCGCTTTTGGTGGTAAAAAAGAGATTATGGATCATCTCTCCCCAAATGGGGCGGTCTATCAGGCAGGGACACTCTCTGGAAACCCCGTTGCGATGGCAGCAGGTATTAAGACCTTAGAATTGATCTCAAAAGAGGGCTTCTATGAAGATCTCAAAGCAAAGACTGATTACCTCATCGATGGCATCAAAGCCGTTTTTGCTAAACATCAACGCCCACTCTCGACAAATCATGTCTGCGGAATGTTTGGCCTCTTCTTCACCAATGATGAAGTCAAGAGCTATGCTGATGCCACAAAATCGGATATCGACTTCTTCCAGAAGTTCTACCACGGACTTCTAGAAGAGGGGATCTATCTAGCTCCTAGCGCATTTGAGGCGGGATTCCTCTCTAGCGCACATAGCTATGAGGATCTTGATGAGACAATTGCGGCAATGGATCGCGTTCTGACGAAAATGGCTCAATAATCATACTTCAATAATCGTGCATCAATAATCATATCGATTGTGTGACAAGCACTTAAATAGAGATAGAGTGAAGGAGCGACGCTACTATTAGCTATCGCTCCTCTTTCTATCTCTTCCCATAAAATGGGACGTATGAAAGATCGATTCTATTTCGATCGCTATACCTCTCTAACAAGTAGCTGTTTAAAAAACACCTATCCAACCAATATCTATCCCCTATTGCTCAGAGGCATACTTTATGAAACAACCTAACTGGATCGCCCCCTCTATCCTCTCCGCCAACTTTGCTAAATTAGGCGAAGAGGTCGATGCTGTTTTAGCTGCGGGCGCTGATATCATCCATTTCGATGTGATGGATAATCATTATGTCGAAAATTTAACTTTCGGGCCGATGATCTGTCAGGCTCTTCGAGACTATGGCGTCACTGCTCCTATTGACGTTCATCTAATGGTCTCCCCTGTTGATCGCATGATTGAGGCATTTGCAAAAGCGGGCGCAACCTATATCACCTTCCATCCCGAAGCATCTCTACATGTCGATCGCTCACTGCAACTTATCAAATCATTGGGCTGCAAAGCAGGCTTAGTCCTTAATCCAGCTACCCCGATTTCACTGCTCGATCATGTTTGGGAGTATCTCGATATGGTGTTAGTGATGAGCGTTAACCCTGGGTTTGGGGGGCAGAAGTTTATTCCTTCAAGCTTAGAAAAATTAAGAACATTACGCGCAATTATTGATGATAAAGGCCTCGATATCCGGCTTGAAGTTGATGGAGGCGTCAACTTGCATAATATTAAAGAGATCTCAGAAGCAGGTGCAGATACCTTTGTTGCCGGCAGTGCAATCTTTAATAGCGGTACGAGCTATCAAGATATTATTGGTAAAATGAAAGCGCAGTTAAAGTAGAGCTTTTTAAAAACTTAACAACTTAGCAGGTTAAGAAACTCTCAAAATGTCTAGCGACTATTTTATTTTTGCTATTGAATACTATTTCTAAATACTGCTTCACTATTTATCAGTAGTTCATCGATAGCCCAACAATAGCATGAACATGCTAGCAAAGGCTCTATTAAGCATTCCCAAAGTGTGTGAGGAATCGCTATCTTTACCCCCTCAATATCAGCGTTATCTGAATCTTTTGAGGGGGTTTATTAATGCTCAAAAACTTGATTATTACTGCATTTCAGCAAGAAGCTTCCGACCTACATCTCTCTGCTAATCGCCCTGCTTACCTTCGGAAAGGGGGAAAGCTCCTCCCTTTAACGGAGAAGAAGATCTCTAAAGAGGCCTTAACTTCGGCGCTTCTCATGATCCTATCAGAGAGAGAGAAAGAGATACTACAACGCACCGGTGCTATCGATTTTGCTTATACCTTTTATCCTGACAAAAAGAGCGATAACAAGAAGAGTAATTACCAAAAGAGTGATAAAAATAGAAGGGATAGAAGCTCTCCTTACCGCCTCAGAGGACACTACTTTCAAAATCTTGGTGGATTAACTGCTATCTTTCGCTTAATTCCCGATAAAATTCGAACGCTTCAAGAGATCTATGCCCCACCTATCTGTAAGCAGCTCCTGCAACAAAAGAGTGGTTTAATTCTTATTACTGGCGCAACAGGTTCGGGCAAATCAACGACGTTAGCAGCGATGATTGAAGCGGTGAATCGATCGATGAAGAGGCATATTATCACTATCGAAGATCCTATTGAACAACTCTATTACCCTAAAAAATCACTCATTGAGCAACGAGAGTTACATCGTCATACCCCTAATTTTGAGAATGCTTTAAAAAATGCACTGCGAGCAGATCCCGATATTATTCTCATCGGAGAGTTACGAGATAAATCCTCCGTTCATCTAGCACTACAGGCAGCAGAAACGGGGCATCTTGTCCTCTCGACACTTCACACCAATAGCGCGCCGAAAGCGATCGATCGCCTCTTAAGTTACTATCAAGAATCGGAGCGGGAGATGGTCCGTATTCAACTATCGGAGACACTCCTCGCCGTCATTGCACAACAATTGATCAATATTGAGCAAAATATCTTTGCACTTTATGAAGTTATGGTGGTCAATTCCGCGATATCACACCTTATTCGAGAAAATAAATTAGCGCAAATCACTAGTAATATCGAGACGGGGCGTGAAAGTGGAATGCAAACTTACCGTCAACATCTAGAATTCTTACAAAAAAGTGGTATAATTTCCGACTTGTTAGCCAAAAAGGCACACAATTTACTTTAATCCCGATATTTCTATGAGTGAAAGATCACTCCAATTATTGCAATTGGCTCCGCTTTCCTCTATAATTCGTGGGTTCAGTCCGCACAAAGTTTTTCTAGCTGGCGGCCGGGGTTAATATTACAATTAAGATCAAGGTTATTAAGCATGAGCAAAGTATGTCAAGTAACTGGGAAAGGGCCAATGTCTGGTAATAACGTTTCCCACGCAAACAATAAAACACGTCGTCGTTTCCTCCCTAACCTTCAGGTACATCGCCTTTGGGTTGAGAGCGAGAATCGCTTTGTATCTCTTCGTATCTCTCCAGCTGGTCTTCGTACCATCGACAAAAAAGGGATTGACGCAGTATTAGCAGACCTTCGCGCTAAAGGCGAAAAAATCTAAGGAGTAGGTCATGAGAGAAAAAGTTAAATTAGTATCTTCAGCAGGTACCGGTCATTTCTATACGACCACAAAAAACAAACGTACTACAACTGAAAAGTTAGAGTTCAAAAAGTACGATCCAGTAGTTCGTAAACACGTTCTATACACTGAAGCCCGCTTAAAATAATCCAGTATTAACCGGTCTCAGCAAAAAACTAGCTTTCGAGCTAGTTTTTTTTGCTTTAAAGAAAAGGTATTCCCTCAGTTAGAGGCGACTATAGGTGAAGTTAATGCTATAATTTTGAGTAATTTTATACGCTTATCAACCTCTTTAGAAAACTTTAAAAAACTTTGGAAACAGTAGATGAAACAGAGCTATCAACCAGAACAGATTGAAAAAAAATGGTACCAATTTTGGGAAGAGAACAACCTCTTTAAAGCAAATGGCGATCAGACAAAAGATCCCTACTGTATTGTCATTCCCCCACCGAATATTACCGGCAGCCTCCATATGGGGCATGCATTCCAAGATACGATCATGGATCTTCTAATCCGTTATAACCGGATGCTTGGCAAAAATACCCTTTGGCAGCCGGGAACGGATCATGCCGGAATCGCTACTCAAATGGTGGTTGAACGCCAATTAAATGGTAAAGGACAAACACGCCACGATCTTGGTCGTGATGCTTTTATTGAGAAGATCTGGCAATGGAAAGAGGAATCAGGCGGCAATATCACCCAACAGCTTCGCCGCATGGGAGCAAGCCCTGATTGGAGCCGTGAGCGTTTTACTATGGATAAAGGGCTCTCTGATGCGGTACAGAAGGTCTTTATTGAGCTCTATAAAGAGGGATTGATCTATCGCGGTAAGCGTCTTGTCAACTGGGATCCTATCCTCAAAACGGCCGTTTCTGATATCGAGGTGGAATCGAAAGAAGAAGAGAGCTCAATGTGGCATCTTCGCTACCCTATTGCCGGCACTGATGAATATATCGTTGTTGCAACCACTCGCCCTGAGACGATGTTAGGCGATAGCGCTGTTGCTGTTCATCCTGAAGATGAGCGTTATGCAAAATATATCGG of the Ignatzschineria indica genome contains:
- a CDS encoding c-type cytochrome, giving the protein MKKILIASTLALLFSPALLAQTAPVSMEDQSQLPQAPKKAEGETYHQPPSDSEIPNNAFGDMIRKGQAIFIDTKRQVPEYVGNGMNCVNCHMDQGKMPNAAPLWGAYTMYPAYRSKNDKVNTYAERIQGCFEFSMNGTPPAADSEAMTALITYSYWLAKGAPTGVSLPGRGYPEVPQPKDGYSIERGEIVYKENCAICHGNDGLGQKVDDHYVFPPLWGPDSFNWGAGMHRINTAADFIKANMPLGKGGSLTDQEAWDVAAFMNSHERPQDPRIIDGSVEKTREKYHANDGVNLYGVEVNGKILGQGI
- a CDS encoding c-type cytochrome; protein product: MKFIKKMTYLSLLSLLPFVSNADEGEKIYMKGGENPMAIACMTCHGMNGEGLAAAGYPSVAGKSAVYLAKQVNDFKEGNRTHPVMDGVAKALSEDEITEVALYMQNLPAPNVPNIPRSTQPTDVGSQLALRGDWSRNIPECIACHGPAGVGVGDAFPKLAGQSQLYIINQMNAWKNGTRKNDENDLMGHIARSLNEDEIQAVATYFSNLGTVGK
- the rlmH gene encoding 23S rRNA (pseudouridine(1915)-N(3))-methyltransferase RlmH, with protein sequence MIVYLIAVGSNMPNWVKMGFEEYAGRLRHDVELKLIEVPALVRKKNADVKRILKEEGEKLLKAIPKNTLIVGLDVVGREMTTMDLSKRLESWMQSGQDVALLVGGPEGFSPEIKALFQQSISLSKLTLPHPMVRVLVAEQLFRAWSIINNHPYHRE
- the rsfS gene encoding ribosome silencing factor produces the protein MIAEVKDKLVTGLDEIKAINPVAFDVEGLVSYADWVVIASANSGPHLKALVRKAEEVMLKEGIKPIGVEGINAASDWVLIDFGDIVLHLLTEEKRDFYNLEKIFMRADA
- the hemL gene encoding glutamate-1-semialdehyde 2,1-aminomutase, which produces MSQFDELYRDAQKYIPGGVNSPVRAFKQVGGAPVFFKKGEGAYVYDETGKKYIDYVGSWGPMIVGHAHPEVIEAVMETAKNGLSFGAPTVSETVLAKKVLELVPSMDQVRMVSSGTEATMSAIRLARGYTGRDKIVKFEGCYHGHSDSLLVKAGSGLLTFGEPSSPGVPADLTQHTIVIEYNNPEAVKEAFEKYGDEIACVIVEPIAGNMNCIPPQPGFLETIRECCDQHGALFIIDEVMTGFRVDKHSAQGLYGVTPDLSTFGKVIGGGMPVGAFGGKKEIMDHLSPNGAVYQAGTLSGNPVAMAAGIKTLELISKEGFYEDLKAKTDYLIDGIKAVFAKHQRPLSTNHVCGMFGLFFTNDEVKSYADATKSDIDFFQKFYHGLLEEGIYLAPSAFEAGFLSSAHSYEDLDETIAAMDRVLTKMAQ
- the rpe gene encoding ribulose-phosphate 3-epimerase, translated to MKQPNWIAPSILSANFAKLGEEVDAVLAAGADIIHFDVMDNHYVENLTFGPMICQALRDYGVTAPIDVHLMVSPVDRMIEAFAKAGATYITFHPEASLHVDRSLQLIKSLGCKAGLVLNPATPISLLDHVWEYLDMVLVMSVNPGFGGQKFIPSSLEKLRTLRAIIDDKGLDIRLEVDGGVNLHNIKEISEAGADTFVAGSAIFNSGTSYQDIIGKMKAQLK
- a CDS encoding type IV pilus twitching motility protein PilT, which codes for MLKNLIITAFQQEASDLHLSANRPAYLRKGGKLLPLTEKKISKEALTSALLMILSEREKEILQRTGAIDFAYTFYPDKKSDNKKSNYQKSDKNRRDRSSPYRLRGHYFQNLGGLTAIFRLIPDKIRTLQEIYAPPICKQLLQQKSGLILITGATGSGKSTTLAAMIEAVNRSMKRHIITIEDPIEQLYYPKKSLIEQRELHRHTPNFENALKNALRADPDIILIGELRDKSSVHLALQAAETGHLVLSTLHTNSAPKAIDRLLSYYQESEREMVRIQLSETLLAVIAQQLINIEQNIFALYEVMVVNSAISHLIRENKLAQITSNIETGRESGMQTYRQHLEFLQKSGIISDLLAKKAHNLL
- the rpmB gene encoding 50S ribosomal protein L28, coding for MSKVCQVTGKGPMSGNNVSHANNKTRRRFLPNLQVHRLWVESENRFVSLRISPAGLRTIDKKGIDAVLADLRAKGEKI
- the rpmG gene encoding 50S ribosomal protein L33, whose product is MREKVKLVSSAGTGHFYTTTKNKRTTTEKLEFKKYDPVVRKHVLYTEARLK